A window of Anomalospiza imberbis isolate Cuckoo-Finch-1a 21T00152 unplaced genomic scaffold, ASM3175350v1 scaffold_463, whole genome shotgun sequence contains these coding sequences:
- the LOC137466893 gene encoding leucine-rich repeat-containing protein 37A-like, producing the protein MATPGDRPQRARPDAAITAASSCSLGCIQEQKQSSARVPCSSPPGQATNTEKAAVSSLFHLGFAPVLQRDLALPPPSVGQGRFLCVASSFPRNLSGNGLTRIRSGTFQAWHGMQFLQELILSHNPLAVIADAAFFKLPSVSSLDLSATQVIPQTLLLLLLQSTVSLETLQVPKEAACCLCQERPRPESPCRTIQFLCQKLCSTSAPQCARTTLLQTRGEIMDMDRRRELNSSPVLSLKPKEPSLGDHGTVTLAVTLTLSTEGDVSSLDSSRTNSYPPQHLLGHKGKTSADDLRAKLRKKLHKAESIKSAKPLVPHQPQPARLKHVVDKTPSSWDDKQQESHLNRQALNPWDVAGGLSPTHDKSLDRPLRGEVEGQAPRQNSIMTIKEQQDSQQKQMDSRLNWQILNPWDVAGGLNPTHDKSVERPLRDEVEGQAPRQNHVNSHKQPKKQGSQYWVGHNRLFYQVLSPGKAEGEPKVEQRLNRNLDFLSDPLVQSRPAASSRGGATAEEEHSSLGGHRLIIPDTTDTPWEQQEEGSRFLNKPWSPQSPDLAPVPGERWETMVDHHLRLLVPDKGLQTFMAHVERALRVDCSLPQLKLACAKMVSKTGLLLKVLSERHENQGAYDPMGRCPLQEKISRRTALEEDQEPTEKPKPETMDDTITSVVLLSLIAVILLILKGVFHVCSRCAAAVCQQLLRRKWWLRRLSVKLQERWGKNKYREAEGAEQDLPELSEAELLLVQYIMDILDKEEEELQKENTDVLQEEIQCEELK; encoded by the exons ATGGCCACGCCGGGGGACAGACCCCAGCGGGCTCGTCCAGACGCAGCCATCACAGCAGCCAGTTCTTGCAGCCTTGGCTGCATCCAGGAACAGAAACAGAGTTCAGCACGTGTGCCCTGCAGTTCCCCTCCTGGGCAGGCTACAAACActgagaaagcagcagtttcCTCCCTCTTCCACCTTGGATTTGCACCTGTCCTGCAAAGGGATCTCGCTTTGCCCCCTCCTTCTGTAGGGCAGGGCCGATTCCTTTGTGTGGCCTCCTCTTTCCCCAGAAATCTCTCTGGGAATGGCCTCACACGGATCCGCAGCGGAACTTTCCAGGCCTGGCACGGGATGCAGTTCCTCCAGGAGCT GATCCTCAGCCACAACCCGCTGGCTGTCATTGCTGACGCTGCCTTCTTCAAGCTGCCCTCAGTGAGCTCTCT AGACCTGAGTGCCACCCAAGTGATCCCACagacgctgctgctgctgctgctgcagtccacAGTGAGCTTGGAAACCCT CCAAGTGCCCAAGGAGGCggcctgctgcctgtgccaggagcgTCCCCGGCCCGAGAGCCCCTGCAGGACCATCCAGTTCCTGTGccagaagctgtgcagcaccAGCGCTCCGCAGTGCG CTCGCACAACTCTGCTACAGACACGGGGAGAAATAATGGACATGGACCGACGCAGAGAGCTGAACAGCAGCCCAGTGTTGAGCCTCAAGCCCAAGGAGCCTTCGCTGGGAGATCATGGAACTGTGACGCTCGCGGTTACCCTGACCCTGAGCACTGAGGGTGATGTCAGCAGCCTGGACAGTTCCAGAACAAATTCATATCCCCCTCAGCATCTCTTGGGGCACAAAGGCAAAACAAGCGCTGATGACCTGAGGGCCAAGCTCAGGAAGAAGCTGCACAAGGCTGAAAGCATCAAGAGTGCAAAACCccttgtcccacaccagccccagcctgccagGCTGAAGCATGTGGTGGACAAGACACCCTCAAGCTGGGATGACAAGCAGCAGGAGTCACATTTGAACCGGCAAGCATTAAACCCCTGGGATGTAGCTGGGGGGTTAAGCCCCACTCATGACAAGTCTCTTGACAGACCCCTCAGAGGTGAGGTGGAAGGTCAAGCTCCAAGGCAGAACTCCATTATGACtatcaaagagcagcaggacagccagCAAAAGCAAATGGACTCAAGACTGAATTGGCAAATACTAAACCCCTGGGATGTAGCTGGTGGGTTAAACCCCACTCATGACAAGTCTGTAGAGAGACCCCTCAGAGACGAGGTGGAAGGTCAAGCTCCAAGGCAGAACCATGTCAATTCTCACAAACAGCCAAAGAAGCAGGGCAGCCAGTATTGGGTTGGACATAATCGGCTTTTCTACCAGGTGTtgagccctgggaaagcagagggagagccCAAAGTCGAGCAGCGTCTGAACAGGAACctggattttctctctgacccGTTGGTTCAGAGCCGCCCCGCTgcgagcagcagaggaggagccaCGGCTGAAGAGGAGCATTCCTCCCTCGGTGGGCACCGCCTGATCATCCCTGACACCACAGACACACCCTGGGAGCAACAGGAAGAAGGATCCAGGTTCCTCAATAAACCTTGGAGCCCCCAAAGTCCAGACCTTGCACCGGTTCCAGGAGAACGCTGGGAAACCATGGTTGATCACCACCTGCGCTTGCTGGTGCCGGACAAAGGCCTGCAGACATTCATGGCCCACGTGGAGCGAGCTCTGAGGGTAGACTGCAGCCTGCCCCAGCTCAAGCTGGCCTGTGCCAAGATGGTCTCAAAGACCGGGCTGCTTCTAAAGGTGCTCAGTGAGAGGCATGAGAACCAGGGTGCCTATGACCCCATGGGCCGGTGTCCTCTGCAAGAGAAAATCTCCAGGCGCACAGCTCTGGAGGAGGATCAGGAGCCCACAGAGAAG ccAAAGCCAGAGACCATGGACGACACGATCACGTCCGTTGTATTGCTGTCTCTCATCGCAGTCATTTTACTGATACTGAAGGGTGTCTTCCAC GTGTGTTCCCGATGTGCTGCAGCTGTTTGTCAACAGCTACTCAGAAGGAAATGGTGGCTGAGAAG GTTGTCTGTAAAACTGCAAGAGAGATGGGGGAAGAACAAGTACAGGGAGGCAGAGGGTGCAGAGCAG GACTTGCCTGAGCTCAGCGAAGCTGAATTGCTGCTGGTTCAATACATCATGGACATCCTTgacaaagaggaagaagaattgCAGAAAGAGAACACAGATGTCTTGCAGGAAGAGATACAATGTGAAGAACTCAAGTGA